The Aequorivita sublithincola DSM 14238 genome window below encodes:
- a CDS encoding UDP-3-O-(3-hydroxymyristoyl)glucosamine N-acyltransferase, whose product MKFPTPQTLENIAVLIGSDYVGEASFPVFGMNEIHVVQSGDIVFVDHPKYYDKALQSPATVILINKEVECPIGKALLISEDPFRDFNKLTHYFKPFQSSNDSISESAQIGEGTIIQPNVFVGNNVKIGRDCLIHSNVCIYDNTVIGNNVTIHAGTVLGSDAFYYKNRPEKFDKLLSGGNVVIEDNVDLGALCTIDKGVTASTTIGEGSKLDNQVQVGHDTIIGKRCLIASQVGIAGCVIIEDFVTIWGQVGITSGIKIGEKAVISAQSGVSKSLPGHKSYFGTPADEFRKKYKELAAIRLIPDIIEKLDKMP is encoded by the coding sequence GTGAAATTCCCAACTCCCCAAACGCTTGAAAATATTGCTGTCCTAATCGGTTCCGATTACGTTGGCGAAGCTAGTTTTCCTGTTTTTGGGATGAATGAAATTCATGTGGTTCAGTCGGGAGATATTGTTTTTGTTGACCATCCAAAATATTATGATAAAGCATTACAATCGCCAGCGACTGTAATCTTAATCAACAAGGAAGTAGAATGTCCTATTGGGAAGGCGCTGCTGATTTCCGAAGATCCGTTTCGTGATTTCAATAAACTAACTCATTATTTTAAGCCTTTTCAAAGTTCTAACGATTCAATTTCAGAATCTGCTCAAATAGGAGAGGGAACGATTATTCAACCTAACGTTTTTGTTGGAAATAATGTAAAAATAGGTCGCGATTGTTTGATCCATTCCAACGTTTGTATTTATGATAATACAGTTATTGGCAATAATGTAACAATTCACGCCGGAACTGTTTTGGGCAGCGATGCATTCTACTATAAAAACCGTCCTGAAAAATTCGATAAGCTTTTAAGTGGAGGGAATGTAGTGATTGAAGACAATGTAGATCTTGGCGCGCTATGTACTATAGATAAAGGCGTAACCGCTTCAACAACTATTGGCGAAGGCTCTAAGTTGGATAATCAAGTTCAGGTTGGTCACGATACTATTATTGGCAAGCGTTGCTTGATTGCTTCGCAAGTTGGGATTGCTGGTTGCGTTATTATCGAAGATTTCGTAACCATTTGGGGACAAGTAGGTATTACCAGCGGCATCAAAATTGGTGAAAAAGCTGTTATTTCCGCCCAAAGTGGCGTTAGTAAATCGTTGCCAGGTCACAAATCATATTTTGGAACACCTGCGGACGAATTCAGAAAAAAATACAAGGAACTAGCTGCTATTAGGCTCATTCCAGACATTATAGAAAAATTGGACAAAATGCCATGA
- a CDS encoding nuclear transport factor 2 family protein has product MSNKAKELIRDFYRSDILKDETVMERFFHPDLVLIWNSPIGLSIMHHDEVISFFSEIRRSYYDLRVEVSHLLADGPHVTIRYKYYVRTIENPDEELGIAHFIAIWEVKDDKIFRGYQVSQPVTDKDDTTESYHRVKV; this is encoded by the coding sequence ATGAGTAACAAAGCAAAAGAATTAATTAGAGATTTTTACAGATCAGATATATTAAAGGATGAAACGGTTATGGAACGCTTCTTCCATCCAGATTTGGTATTAATATGGAATAGCCCAATTGGCTTATCTATTATGCACCATGATGAAGTTATAAGCTTCTTTAGTGAAATTAGAAGATCGTATTACGATCTGCGAGTGGAAGTAAGTCATTTACTAGCAGACGGTCCTCACGTAACCATTCGTTACAAATATTATGTCCGCACTATTGAAAATCCTGATGAGGAATTGGGAATAGCCCATTTCATTGCTATTTGGGAAGTGAAAGATGATAAAATCTTTCGTGGATATCAAGTGAGCCAGCCCGTTACTGATAAAGACGACACAACCGAAAGCTATCATAGAGTTAAGGTATAA
- the sucD gene encoding succinate--CoA ligase subunit alpha yields the protein MSVLVNKNSKIIVQGFTGSEGTFHAEQMIEYGTNVVGGVTPGKGGQKHLDKPVFNTVSEAVEKTGADTSIIFVPPAFAADAIMEAADAGIKVIITITEGIPVKDMITASNYIKDRDCRLIGPNCPGVITPGEAKVGIMPGFVFKKGKVGIVSKSGTLTYEAADQVVKQGLGITTAIGIGGDPIIGTTTKEALEMLIMDPESEAVVMIGEIGGQLEIDAAKWYKNSGIKKPVIGFIAGETAPAGRTMGHAGAIVGGSDDTAQAKKKVMRECGIHVVESPAEIGKKVKEVLG from the coding sequence ATGAGCGTTTTAGTAAATAAAAATTCAAAAATAATAGTTCAAGGATTTACTGGAAGTGAAGGAACTTTTCACGCCGAACAAATGATTGAATACGGAACCAATGTAGTAGGAGGGGTTACTCCAGGAAAAGGAGGTCAGAAACATTTGGACAAACCTGTTTTCAATACAGTTTCAGAAGCTGTTGAAAAAACGGGCGCCGATACATCTATTATTTTCGTTCCACCAGCATTTGCTGCAGACGCTATTATGGAAGCCGCAGATGCGGGTATCAAAGTAATTATTACTATTACTGAAGGAATTCCAGTGAAAGATATGATTACCGCTTCAAACTATATAAAAGACAGAGATTGTCGTCTTATTGGCCCAAACTGTCCAGGTGTAATTACTCCAGGAGAAGCGAAAGTTGGTATTATGCCAGGTTTCGTTTTCAAAAAAGGAAAAGTAGGCATCGTTTCAAAATCTGGAACCCTTACCTATGAAGCTGCAGATCAAGTTGTAAAACAAGGTCTTGGCATTACTACAGCTATTGGAATTGGTGGAGATCCAATTATTGGAACTACAACCAAGGAAGCTTTAGAAATGCTTATTATGGATCCAGAAAGTGAAGCCGTTGTAATGATTGGTGAAATTGGAGGTCAGCTAGAAATCGATGCAGCCAAATGGTACAAAAATAGCGGTATCAAAAAACCAGTAATCGGTTTTATAGCTGGTGAAACAGCCCCTGCAGGACGTACAATGGGTCACGCTGGTGCAATTGTTGGCGGAAGTGATGACACTGCGCAAGCAAAGAAAAAAGTAATGCGCGAATGCGGAATCCACGTTGTGGAATCTCCAGCAGAAATCGGAAAGAAAGTTAAAGAAGTTTTAGGTTAA
- the fabG gene encoding 3-oxoacyl-[acyl-carrier-protein] reductase translates to MKLLEGKTAIITGGSRGIGKGIVEIFAQHGANVAFTYSSSAEAANALADEVSKTGVKAKAYQSDAANYEESQKLIEEVLKDFGSIDILVNNAGITKDNLLMRISEADFDKVIEVNLKSVFNMTKAVQRAMLKQRKGSIINMSSVVGVKGNAGQTNYAASKAGIIGFTKSVALELGSRDIRCNAIAPGFIETEMTGKLDEATVKGWREAIPLKRGGTPEDIANACVFLASDLSAYVTGQVLNVDGGMLT, encoded by the coding sequence ATGAAATTACTCGAAGGAAAAACAGCAATAATCACTGGCGGTAGCCGAGGAATTGGAAAAGGAATCGTAGAGATTTTCGCCCAACACGGTGCCAACGTAGCTTTCACATATAGCTCTTCAGCAGAAGCGGCAAATGCCTTGGCGGACGAAGTTTCAAAAACTGGCGTAAAAGCCAAAGCATACCAAAGCGATGCGGCCAATTATGAAGAATCTCAAAAACTCATCGAAGAGGTTTTGAAAGATTTCGGAAGTATTGATATTCTCGTGAATAATGCTGGAATTACAAAAGATAACCTCTTAATGCGTATTTCCGAAGCAGATTTTGATAAAGTAATAGAAGTAAATCTAAAGTCAGTTTTTAATATGACCAAAGCGGTGCAGCGCGCTATGCTAAAGCAACGCAAAGGTTCAATCATCAATATGAGTTCCGTTGTGGGCGTTAAAGGAAACGCTGGCCAAACCAATTATGCAGCCTCAAAAGCTGGTATTATTGGTTTCACAAAATCTGTTGCGTTGGAACTTGGTTCTCGCGATATTCGCTGCAACGCCATCGCTCCCGGCTTCATCGAAACCGAAATGACTGGAAAGTTGGACGAAGCTACCGTTAAAGGTTGGCGAGAGGCTATTCCACTAAAACGTGGCGGAACTCCGGAAGATATCGCAAACGCTTGCGTTTTCTTGGCTAGCGATCTTTCTGCTTATGTTACCGGCCAAGTCTTGAATGTTGATGGGGGAATGCTTACTTAA
- a CDS encoding vWA domain-containing protein: protein MSTETIFYIIIAGVISIALAVFMYGYKSKQKGSLRWVFGILRFITLFSILLLIINPKFKSETYTIEKPKLPVIIDNSASIGELGQKENVSQLLQKLKDNDKLNDKFDVSYYSFGSDFKENDSLSFEEKNTNISKALSSVNELFKNQTAPTILITDGNQTLGNDYEFSSATFKNQIYPVILGDSIKYTDLKIEQLNTNRYAFLKNQFPVEVILNYSGTNPVNSEFVVSQGASIAYRANVSFSENESSKTLNFTLPANSVGLQKYTAQILPLLDEKNKTNNSKQFAVEVIDQATNVLVVSKITHPDLGALKKAITTNEQRTVSFKKPSEAVTTLNDYQLVILYQPDRSFASVFTEIEKLNKNTWIISGLQTDWYFLNASQDNFIKEASNQSEDIQAELNSNYGTFAVEDIGFNNFPPLYTEFGSLTISVPNEVMLEQTVNGIANGNPLLATMEINGKRDAIWDGEGFWRWRARSFVETESFQGFDDFIGNLVQYLASNKRRSRLEVSSETFYYNNSPIKISAQYFDKNYVFDNRASLNITVKNSETEKQTVFPMLLRNNYYEVDLNSLPAGEYNFTVSAAKEAVSSSGNFTILDFNVEQQFLNADVAKLRRVAQKTNGNAYFATQSESLIKSLIENTNFQNIERSEQKVVPLIDWKYLLALIILALAAEWFIRKYNGLI, encoded by the coding sequence GTGTCCACAGAAACCATATTTTACATTATCATCGCCGGAGTAATTTCTATCGCTCTGGCGGTTTTTATGTATGGCTATAAGTCAAAACAGAAAGGTTCTTTGCGCTGGGTTTTTGGAATCCTTCGTTTTATAACACTGTTTTCAATTTTACTTTTGATAATTAATCCGAAGTTTAAAAGCGAAACTTATACTATAGAAAAGCCGAAGTTGCCCGTGATTATTGATAATTCAGCTTCAATAGGGGAGTTGGGGCAGAAAGAAAATGTTTCACAACTTCTTCAAAAGCTGAAAGACAACGATAAATTAAATGACAAGTTTGACGTTTCCTATTATTCCTTCGGAAGTGATTTCAAAGAAAATGACTCCTTGTCTTTTGAAGAAAAAAATACGAATATTTCCAAAGCACTTTCATCAGTAAATGAACTTTTCAAAAACCAAACGGCGCCGACAATTCTAATTACTGACGGAAACCAAACCTTGGGGAATGATTACGAATTTTCTTCAGCCACCTTTAAAAATCAAATCTATCCAGTAATTCTGGGTGATTCCATAAAATACACCGACCTAAAAATTGAGCAATTAAACACAAATCGGTACGCTTTCCTAAAAAACCAATTTCCTGTTGAAGTTATTTTGAATTATAGCGGTACAAATCCTGTAAATTCTGAGTTTGTGGTTTCCCAAGGCGCTTCAATAGCTTATCGCGCAAACGTTTCGTTTTCTGAAAATGAATCTTCAAAAACATTAAACTTTACGCTTCCTGCAAATTCTGTTGGACTTCAAAAATACACCGCACAAATACTTCCACTTTTGGATGAAAAGAACAAAACCAACAACAGCAAGCAGTTTGCGGTGGAAGTGATAGATCAAGCCACCAACGTTTTGGTAGTTAGCAAAATTACGCATCCAGATTTGGGAGCTCTCAAAAAAGCAATTACAACCAACGAGCAGCGTACTGTTTCATTCAAAAAACCTTCGGAAGCAGTAACAACGTTGAATGATTACCAACTTGTAATCCTTTATCAGCCCGATAGAAGCTTTGCTTCAGTTTTCACTGAAATTGAAAAGCTGAACAAAAACACTTGGATAATTTCGGGTTTGCAAACGGATTGGTATTTTCTGAATGCTTCACAAGATAATTTCATTAAAGAAGCTTCCAATCAAAGTGAGGATATTCAGGCGGAATTAAATAGCAATTACGGCACTTTTGCTGTGGAAGATATTGGTTTTAATAATTTTCCACCACTTTATACAGAGTTTGGTTCATTGACCATTAGCGTGCCAAACGAGGTAATGCTTGAGCAAACCGTAAATGGTATTGCCAACGGAAATCCGCTACTAGCCACGATGGAAATTAACGGCAAGCGCGATGCAATTTGGGATGGCGAAGGTTTTTGGCGTTGGCGTGCACGCAGCTTTGTGGAAACGGAAAGCTTCCAAGGTTTTGATGATTTCATAGGAAACCTTGTTCAGTATTTGGCTTCAAACAAACGGAGAAGTAGGCTAGAGGTGTCTTCAGAAACGTTTTACTATAATAACAGTCCAATCAAGATTTCGGCGCAGTATTTCGATAAAAATTATGTTTTCGACAATCGCGCATCGCTAAATATCACAGTAAAAAATAGTGAAACTGAAAAGCAAACCGTTTTCCCAATGCTTTTGCGGAACAACTATTATGAGGTAGATTTAAACAGCCTTCCTGCGGGCGAATACAACTTCACGGTTTCCGCAGCAAAAGAGGCGGTTTCTAGCAGTGGAAATTTCACAATTTTAGATTTCAATGTGGAGCAACAATTCCTAAATGCCGATGTGGCAAAACTTCGCCGCGTTGCTCAAAAAACGAATGGAAATGCTTATTTTGCAACACAATCCGAATCTTTAATTAAATCGCTAATTGAAAATACTAACTTCCAAAACATTGAAAGAAGCGAACAAAAAGTAGTACCTTTGATCGATTGGAAATATCTTCTCGCCCTTATCATTCTTGCCCTCGCTGCGGAATGGTTTATCAGAAAATATAACGGACTTATCTAA
- a CDS encoding prohibitin family protein has protein sequence MEKLPKLTIPVIVGIVLLIILVSKSSVTINSGHAGVLYETFGNGVVTDEPPLGEGFHIIAPWNKVFVYEIRQQELSEKMQVLSSNGLEIKLDASAWYQPIRKDVAKLHQEKGEDYLQRVIQPAIRSAARSVVGRYTPEQLYSTKRDAIQEEIFEETKKILDEQHIQLNQILVRDVTLPATIKDAIERKLKQEQESLEYEFRLVTADKEAQKVRIEAQGKADANAILSASLTDKVLQDKGIDATLELAKSPNAKVVIVGSGDSGLPLILGNN, from the coding sequence ATGGAAAAATTACCCAAACTCACAATACCCGTAATCGTAGGAATCGTTTTGCTTATCATTTTAGTTTCAAAATCTTCTGTAACGATCAATTCCGGACACGCTGGTGTGCTTTATGAAACCTTTGGAAATGGTGTGGTTACAGACGAACCGCCTTTGGGTGAAGGTTTTCATATTATCGCGCCTTGGAACAAAGTTTTTGTTTATGAAATACGGCAACAAGAGCTTAGCGAAAAAATGCAGGTGCTTTCGTCCAATGGACTTGAAATTAAACTAGATGCCTCTGCGTGGTACCAACCAATCCGGAAGGATGTTGCAAAGCTTCATCAAGAAAAAGGCGAAGACTACTTGCAACGTGTTATCCAACCAGCTATAAGAAGTGCAGCAAGGAGTGTTGTGGGACGTTATACACCAGAACAATTATACTCTACAAAGCGTGATGCCATACAAGAGGAAATTTTTGAGGAAACGAAGAAAATCTTGGACGAACAGCATATTCAATTAAACCAAATTTTGGTTCGCGATGTAACCCTTCCGGCAACCATAAAAGATGCAATTGAGCGCAAGCTAAAACAAGAACAGGAATCTTTGGAATATGAATTTAGACTCGTAACCGCAGATAAAGAAGCTCAAAAAGTGCGAATTGAAGCACAAGGAAAAGCAGATGCAAACGCTATTTTAAGCGCGTCACTAACAGATAAAGTTCTTCAGGACAAAGGGATTGATGCTACTTTAGAACTTGCCAAATCACCAAACGCCAAAGTGGTTATAGTTGGTTCTGGCGATAGTGGTTTGCCTTTGATTTTAGGGAATAACTAG
- a CDS encoding cystathionine beta-synthase has protein sequence MQDNRMLNYIKDVLENMPTGWLNLTTHKLDIYDEELAKTQFLNQFESLFNDNNSKTSSLNIIPTAYDYIRLGHPLSCVLEWAIANLNNLEPENVISFSSKTTPVLAILRKNLLENKNTQILYSGDLPASFDAEVLKKVYNYNFELKQVEKGTAVSKFHGSTVYILHQDEISKIELNSNIDFHINTYGHLGSILIVNGEENESYVSDIQHVRRRETIAMTPSNCLVALKSLTEKTSFDAKNGNTETNKTLVLDSITAITGTPTKPLVGSSGLSVQYAIMMGLINDALENHKGKPIKFIVPPNCYGGTNDQARRVAACIDNVEVVDLPVDGDNEMVQSIDRILNEIASEDAIPYIIAEIPTNPRVEVPNLIDLKNALGKVRKTSKGETAIDPVFILDQTFCPNVHFLGEGEILSTVRTISYASGSKFPSGGQCTAGYVVGNQKTESLMQKIEKHLLLCDNEATSLQYEILAKQMPSMTQRIKDAYKNTREFVNFIHETLPSAKINFVSEELAAQGFTPSVFSLDLPTKGNTNEEKETYKRALNLKLINLMITEIPNESKFCVSYGQLKGCYWTIPATSTQGTTKEGDKDYIVRASLSPNLDLELHKKVFLDFVENI, from the coding sequence ATGCAAGACAATAGAATGCTGAATTATATTAAAGATGTATTAGAAAATATGCCAACTGGCTGGCTGAATCTAACAACCCACAAACTTGATATTTATGATGAAGAGTTAGCCAAAACGCAGTTCTTAAATCAGTTTGAAAGCTTATTTAATGATAATAATTCTAAAACATCTTCACTTAATATAATACCTACGGCTTACGATTATATTCGGCTAGGTCATCCATTATCTTGCGTACTGGAATGGGCAATTGCGAACTTAAATAATCTAGAGCCAGAAAATGTAATCAGTTTTTCATCGAAGACGACTCCCGTTTTGGCAATTCTCAGAAAAAATCTTTTAGAAAATAAAAACACCCAAATCCTTTATTCAGGAGACTTACCAGCTTCTTTTGATGCTGAAGTTTTGAAAAAGGTTTACAATTATAATTTCGAATTAAAACAAGTTGAAAAAGGCACAGCAGTTTCTAAGTTCCACGGAAGTACTGTTTACATTTTACACCAAGATGAAATTTCTAAAATTGAACTTAACTCAAACATTGATTTTCATATAAATACTTATGGTCACCTCGGAAGTATTTTAATAGTAAATGGTGAAGAGAATGAAAGCTATGTTTCAGATATTCAACACGTAAGACGAAGAGAAACCATCGCAATGACGCCATCCAATTGTCTTGTTGCCTTAAAGTCGCTAACAGAAAAAACTTCTTTTGATGCGAAGAACGGCAATACAGAGACGAACAAAACCCTTGTTTTAGATTCAATTACGGCCATTACTGGTACACCTACAAAGCCACTCGTTGGCTCCAGCGGACTATCTGTTCAATATGCGATTATGATGGGGCTTATTAACGATGCTCTAGAAAATCACAAAGGAAAACCTATAAAATTTATTGTTCCTCCAAATTGTTACGGAGGCACAAACGATCAAGCAAGACGCGTTGCCGCTTGCATTGATAATGTAGAAGTCGTGGATTTGCCAGTAGATGGAGATAACGAAATGGTTCAAAGTATTGATAGAATTTTAAATGAAATTGCTTCTGAAGATGCCATTCCATATATAATTGCTGAAATCCCAACGAACCCTAGAGTTGAAGTTCCTAACCTTATAGATTTAAAAAATGCTTTAGGTAAAGTACGCAAGACAAGTAAAGGCGAAACTGCTATCGATCCAGTTTTTATTTTAGATCAAACTTTTTGTCCAAACGTCCACTTCTTAGGAGAAGGTGAAATACTTTCAACGGTTAGGACTATTTCGTATGCTAGTGGATCTAAATTTCCAAGTGGTGGGCAGTGTACAGCTGGCTACGTTGTTGGCAATCAGAAAACAGAAAGCTTGATGCAGAAAATTGAAAAGCATTTATTGCTTTGTGATAATGAGGCTACAAGTCTTCAATATGAAATATTAGCAAAACAGATGCCTTCAATGACTCAAAGAATTAAGGATGCTTATAAAAATACACGTGAATTTGTAAATTTCATCCACGAGACTTTACCAAGCGCGAAAATCAATTTTGTTTCAGAAGAATTGGCTGCACAAGGATTCACACCTTCTGTGTTTTCGTTAGATCTTCCCACAAAAGGAAATACAAATGAAGAAAAAGAAACTTATAAAAGAGCCTTGAATTTGAAGTTAATAAATTTAATGATTACTGAAATTCCTAATGAAAGTAAGTTCTGCGTGAGTTACGGTCAGTTAAAAGGCTGTTATTGGACCATTCCTGCAACATCTACACAAGGAACTACCAAAGAAGGCGATAAGGATTATATTGTACGCGCTTCACTTTCACCAAACCTTGATCTTGAACTTCATAAAAAAGTCTTTTTAGATTTTGTTGAGAATATTTAG
- a CDS encoding WD40/YVTN/BNR-like repeat-containing protein: MKKVILIVSSFFLLCVQAFYAQSVSPVGEWVSIGPDHINRGLGSNGRITSLAIDQTDSKIIYGGARGTGLWKTIDGGDNWGPLTDNLPSLNIECIVIAKTNHNLIYIVTPVGLYQSMNAGASWVRKYTGNLNAVNNTLIVHPSDPNILYIAAEIEGNLARPGVYYSNDAGNSWSLILDRGAIKSLLIDPLNSSKFYASVTKSNDVTQSGVYEGFKDRAGNHNWRKLFGCSNGRLPVITDPATTIQLAISGGRKYAAFKTSTDWTIYRTAEFSCSIGGIMEQEWKKGWKAEGDINGDLVFRRLWNTIYTDPNNRDIVFASGTDLWVSTNGGDDFTRIPEGTSKTPHADYHAYYSDPTNSKIVYFGTDGGIYRSKNSGLDDWKFIGKGMAITEFYNMSTASEQPNTIIAGTQDNGMSKYTGSKNWKFLVGGDSEYSEISPKDNNVYYEGGQRINQLKKSTNAGSDWSDAGLQLGDCDIANEFGVTKYQVLAHPDDASIVYATCNGLWKGMPWRQIFNPSGQDVAHIAIDKKTHTLFAGTLTGRIYKSTNEQDFEVLFNHPSIRPSIDIQPDPHNENRLYLAFNSINAGRVYIGNKRNGQYVFTDISSNLPDNIRVNTIAVDLMRDRTIFAGTLIDGIYKGVISVDGTSCNWSRYINGLPNGITVTDLEVQPITGVLRAVTFGRGAYEVNTDNPIGSTLSAEGKINFLRLHNVGGGYGSGYDMLDAEVIVKIDSQTEMSFGMQLRKNENEKSALNMYRMLQKAFQQNENIMLEYVRKSIHSGIIKRIIN; the protein is encoded by the coding sequence ATGAAAAAAGTAATATTAATAGTATCTTCTTTCTTCCTTTTGTGCGTGCAAGCTTTCTATGCTCAATCAGTTTCTCCAGTTGGTGAATGGGTTTCCATAGGCCCCGATCATATTAACCGGGGGCTAGGCTCTAATGGTCGTATCACTTCATTGGCTATTGACCAAACCGATTCTAAAATTATTTATGGTGGAGCAAGAGGTACAGGGCTTTGGAAAACTATTGACGGAGGCGATAATTGGGGCCCATTAACAGACAATTTACCTTCTTTAAATATAGAATGTATAGTCATAGCCAAAACCAATCACAATTTAATTTACATTGTTACTCCGGTAGGCTTATATCAATCAATGAACGCAGGTGCTAGCTGGGTCAGAAAATATACAGGAAACTTAAATGCCGTTAATAATACACTAATTGTCCATCCTTCAGACCCAAATATATTATATATAGCTGCAGAAATTGAAGGGAATTTAGCTAGGCCAGGAGTTTATTATTCAAATGATGCTGGCAACAGTTGGAGTCTGATATTAGATCGTGGTGCAATAAAAAGTTTACTTATTGATCCTTTAAATTCCTCAAAGTTCTACGCTAGTGTTACCAAAAGTAATGATGTAACACAATCCGGTGTTTATGAAGGATTTAAAGACCGAGCTGGTAATCACAACTGGCGAAAACTTTTTGGCTGTTCCAATGGTCGTCTTCCAGTTATTACCGATCCTGCAACAACTATTCAATTGGCAATTTCGGGAGGCCGTAAATATGCAGCTTTTAAAACCAGTACAGACTGGACGATTTACCGCACGGCTGAATTCTCGTGTTCCATTGGCGGCATAATGGAGCAGGAGTGGAAGAAAGGATGGAAAGCAGAAGGTGATATTAATGGAGATCTTGTTTTCAGACGGCTTTGGAATACTATTTATACGGATCCCAATAACCGTGATATTGTTTTTGCATCGGGAACTGATTTATGGGTATCTACCAATGGAGGCGATGACTTTACAAGAATACCTGAAGGGACATCTAAGACGCCGCACGCGGATTATCATGCATATTATTCTGATCCAACAAATTCTAAAATAGTCTATTTCGGAACGGATGGCGGTATTTACCGCTCTAAAAACAGTGGATTGGACGATTGGAAATTTATTGGCAAAGGTATGGCCATCACAGAATTCTATAATATGTCCACTGCTTCAGAACAACCGAATACTATAATTGCTGGTACACAAGATAATGGTATGAGTAAATATACAGGATCCAAGAACTGGAAATTTTTAGTTGGAGGTGACTCTGAATATTCAGAGATTTCTCCAAAGGATAATAATGTTTATTATGAGGGTGGCCAACGTATAAATCAATTAAAAAAGTCCACAAACGCTGGAAGTGACTGGTCAGACGCTGGTTTACAGCTCGGTGATTGCGATATAGCCAATGAGTTCGGTGTAACGAAATATCAGGTGCTTGCCCATCCTGATGATGCATCCATTGTCTATGCAACCTGCAATGGACTGTGGAAAGGAATGCCTTGGCGACAGATATTTAACCCTTCTGGGCAGGATGTTGCGCATATAGCCATTGATAAAAAAACACATACGTTATTTGCAGGCACCTTAACTGGACGGATATATAAATCTACAAACGAGCAGGATTTTGAGGTTCTGTTTAACCACCCCTCTATACGTCCCTCTATTGATATTCAACCTGATCCGCACAATGAGAACAGATTATACTTGGCTTTCAATAGTATTAATGCGGGAAGAGTATACATTGGAAATAAAAGGAACGGACAATATGTGTTTACCGACATTAGTTCTAATTTACCGGATAACATAAGGGTAAATACGATTGCTGTTGATTTAATGCGTGACCGCACAATATTTGCTGGCACGTTAATAGACGGTATCTATAAAGGGGTGATATCCGTGGATGGCACCAGTTGCAATTGGTCCCGATATATAAATGGTCTGCCCAATGGTATTACTGTTACCGATCTAGAAGTGCAGCCAATAACTGGTGTATTGCGGGCAGTTACTTTTGGCAGAGGAGCATATGAAGTCAATACAGATAATCCTATTGGCAGTACGCTTTCCGCGGAAGGTAAAATCAATTTTTTACGATTGCATAATGTTGGTGGCGGATATGGAAGCGGATACGATATGTTAGATGCCGAAGTAATTGTAAAAATAGACTCACAGACTGAAATGAGTTTTGGTATGCAACTCAGAAAAAATGAAAATGAAAAATCAGCCTTAAATATGTATAGAATGCTTCAGAAAGCCTTTCAACAGAATGAAAACATAATGTTGGAGTATGTTAGAAAGAGCATTCACAGCGGTATTATTAAAAGAATAATTAACTAA